A part of Brachybacterium faecium DSM 4810 genomic DNA contains:
- a CDS encoding phosphoglucosamine mutase (PFAM: Phosphoglucomutase/phosphomannomutase, C-terminal domain; Phosphoglucomutase/phosphomannomutase, alpha/beta/alpha domain III; Phosphoglucomutase/phosphomannomutase, alpha/beta/alpha domain II; Phosphoglucomutase/phosphomannomutase, alpha/beta/alpha domain I~TIGRFAM: phosphoglucosamine mutase), with product MARLFGTDGVRGRANGDITAELAVELSVGAAHVLGTLGAFGGTRPRAIVARDTRPSGDFLSAAVSAGLASAGVDVLDAEVLPTPGLAHLVRSTGADLGVMISASHNPAPDNGIKFFARGGTKLPDEVENAIEARLGEEWDRPEGTDVGTITRYEGAIDAYVEHLVATLDRSLEGLTVVADCANGAASITGPEALRRAGATVHVIGDLSDGGLINDGVGSTHLGPLQAAVRERGADIGVAFDGDADRCLAVDADGEIIDGDQIMAILALDLKERGKLHDDTLVVTVMSNLGLKLAMKEHGIVLGQTGVGDRYVLEEMNLGGYSIGGEQSGHVIIAEHATTGDGELTALHLLQRMAETGRTARELKNVMTRLPQALINVKDVDKAKATIDRGVSDAIEAAEKELGEAGRVLLRPSGTEPVVRVMVEAPTDEQAHEIAERLAVVVRERVGL from the coding sequence GTGGCACGACTCTTCGGCACCGACGGAGTGCGCGGACGCGCGAACGGCGACATCACCGCGGAGCTCGCGGTCGAGCTGTCCGTCGGCGCGGCCCACGTGCTGGGCACGCTGGGCGCCTTCGGCGGCACCCGCCCCCGCGCCATCGTCGCGCGGGACACCCGCCCCTCGGGAGATTTCCTCTCGGCCGCGGTGAGCGCGGGCCTGGCCTCCGCCGGGGTCGACGTGCTCGATGCCGAGGTGCTGCCCACCCCCGGGCTCGCCCACCTGGTGCGGTCCACGGGCGCGGATCTCGGCGTGATGATCTCCGCCTCCCACAACCCCGCCCCGGACAACGGGATCAAGTTCTTCGCGCGCGGCGGCACGAAGCTGCCCGACGAGGTCGAGAACGCGATCGAGGCGCGGCTGGGCGAGGAGTGGGACCGTCCCGAGGGCACCGACGTCGGCACCATCACCCGCTACGAGGGTGCGATCGACGCCTACGTCGAGCATCTCGTCGCGACCCTGGACCGCTCCCTGGAGGGTCTGACGGTGGTCGCCGACTGCGCCAACGGCGCCGCGAGCATCACCGGTCCCGAGGCGCTGCGTCGCGCCGGCGCGACCGTGCACGTCATCGGCGACCTCAGCGACGGCGGGCTCATCAACGACGGCGTCGGCTCCACCCATCTCGGCCCGCTGCAGGCCGCGGTGCGGGAGCGCGGCGCGGACATCGGCGTCGCCTTCGACGGCGATGCCGACCGCTGCCTCGCGGTCGACGCGGACGGGGAGATCATCGACGGCGACCAGATCATGGCGATCCTGGCGCTGGACCTCAAGGAGCGCGGCAAGCTCCACGACGACACCCTCGTGGTCACGGTGATGAGCAACCTCGGCCTCAAGCTGGCGATGAAGGAGCACGGCATCGTGCTGGGCCAGACCGGTGTGGGGGACCGCTACGTGCTCGAGGAGATGAACCTCGGCGGCTACTCCATCGGCGGCGAGCAGTCCGGCCACGTGATCATCGCCGAGCACGCGACCACCGGCGACGGCGAGCTCACCGCCCTGCACCTGCTGCAGCGGATGGCCGAGACGGGCCGCACCGCCCGCGAGCTGAAGAACGTCATGACCCGGCTGCCGCAGGCGCTGATCAACGTCAAGGACGTCGACAAGGCCAAGGCCACCATCGACCGCGGGGTCTCCGACGCGATCGAGGCCGCGGAGAAGGAGCTCGGGGAAGCGGGCCGGGTGCTGCTGCGCCCCTCCGGCACCGAGCCCGTGGTGCGCGTGATGGTCGAGGCGCCGACGGACGAGCAGGCGCACGAGATCGCCGAACGCCTGGCCGTGGTGGTGCGCGAGCGCGTCGGTCTCTGA